A portion of the Manihot esculenta cultivar AM560-2 chromosome 2, M.esculenta_v8, whole genome shotgun sequence genome contains these proteins:
- the LOC122723072 gene encoding uncharacterized protein LOC122723072 produces the protein MRYTAPWKTWSEIPLKTKDELFGLFRSRYAWDESEEGMVRIAWEKVGKERLRDILNRVRSELLRKHKKTDVAYLYNLGPDWMETEIWNELVAYWSTPEWRKKSEAGKTNRNVEKDGTITKHSGGSIKLEVHENSAKKLGRQPIQLELFRATHTKKGSQGVYIDGKSRRVDGAYLSAIAENVNDNCESQSAFDLNKWIEISGSSKGRVYGFGSSDIAKSGTPTTSFSCTSAHPGGPSQTMFSLEEVEQILEQNRIKMKQYMEQMQEQMRVQIEKQIKDQMKSLKNKNRFSPHNTTADSNGSTNS, from the exons ATGCGCTATACTGCTCCATGGAAAACTTGGTCAGAAATACCTTTAAAGACAAAAGACGAGCTCTTCGGACTTTTTCGG AGTCGATATGCATGGGATGAGAGTGAAGAAGGTATGGTTCGAATTGCTTGGGAAAAGGTAGGTAAAGAAAGACTGCGAGACATTCTTAATAGAGTTAGGAGCGAATTGTTGCGCAAGCACAAGAAGACAGATGTTGCTTATCTATACAATTTAGGACCAGATTGGATGGAGACAGAGATATGGAATGAACTTGTTGCATATTGGAGTACACCAGAGTGGAGAAAGAAATCAGAAGCTGGTAAAACAAATAGAAACGTAGAAAAAGATGGGACTATTACGAAACACTCTGGTGGTTCAATAAAATTGGAGGTTCATGAGaatagt GCAAAGAAGTTGGGTAGACAACCAATTCAACTTGAATTATTTCGTGCAACTCACACAAAAAAGGGGAGTCAAGGTGTTTACATTGATGGAAAATCACGACGAGTTGAT gGAGCTTATTTGAGTGCAATTGCTGAAAATGTGAATGACAATTGTGAGAGTCAGTCTGCTTTTGATTTGAATAAGTGGATTGAAATTTCTGGAAGTAGCAAAGGAagagtttatggttttggatCCTCTGATATTGCAAAATCAGGAACTCCAACTACATCTTTCTCATGCACATCAGCTCATCCTGGAGGACCTTCTCAAACTATGTTTTCTTTAGAGGAGGTTGAACAAATATTAGAGCAAAACCGGATCAAAATGAAACAATACATGGagcaaatgcaagagcaaatgcgagtgcagatagaaaaacaaataaaagatcAGATGAAATCATTGAAGAACAAAAATAGATTTTCACCGCATAACACAACTGCAGATTCAAATggttcaacaaattcatag